A part of Aegilops tauschii subsp. strangulata cultivar AL8/78 chromosome 2, Aet v6.0, whole genome shotgun sequence genomic DNA contains:
- the LOC109750059 gene encoding uncharacterized protein: MAFSSFTWPFRRRAGPSKPSAAAEGKEEDAEALGVTPQLLDFLRTLSPDAFKSSALQLHQGASAEAAGELSDWQQRHAVLVLARAKELAKVRYDLCPRHMKDKQFWTIYFLLARTYILPYELRAIQKEKVRRMETDNGKSKDVIAVEVEMQESKCSRESQTLPDDSEPEGS; encoded by the exons ATGGCCTTCTCCTCTTTCACGTGGCCGTTCCGCCGCCGAGCCGGCCCAAGCAAACCCTCCGCCGCCgcggaggggaaggaggaggacgcggaggcgCTCGGCGTGACGCCGCAGCTCCTCGACTTCCTCCGGACGCTCTCCCCCGACGCCTTCAAGTCCTCCGCCCTCCAGCTCCACCAAG GGGCCTCCGCGGAGGCGGCGGGAGAGCTCTCGGACTGGCAGCAGCGGCACGCCGTCCTCGTGCTCGCCAGAGCCAAG GAACTCGCTAAGGTCCGCTATGATCTGTGCCCACGCCACATGAAGGACAAGCAGTTCTGGACAATCTACTTCCTGCTCGCCAGGACCTACATCTTGCC GTACGAGTTGCGTGCCATACAAAAAGAAAAGGTAAGAAGGATGGAGACAGATAATGGGAAGTCAAAAGATGTGATTGCTGTTGAGGTGGAGATGCAGGAATCGAAATGCAGTAGAGAATCTCAAACGTTACCAGATGATTCAGAACCTGAGGGTTCATAG
- the LOC109750038 gene encoding 26S proteasome non-ATPase regulatory subunit 7 homolog A gives MDVVKAAQLSGRTLEKVVVHPLVLLSIVDHYNRVARDTRKRVVGVLLGTSSRGVVDVTNSYAVPFEEDDKDPRIWFLDHNYHESMFSMFKRINAKEHVVGWYSTGPKLKENDLDVHALFTNYVPNPVLVIIDVQPKELGIPTKAYYAVEEVKENATQKSQKVFVHVPSEIAAHEVEEIGVEHLLRDVKDTTISTLATEVSSKLAALKGLDARLTEIRGYLDLVIEGKLPLNHEILYHLQDVFNLLPNLNVNELIKAFAVKTNDMMLVIYLSSLIRSVIALHNLINNKMLNKEHEKAEDLKPAAVPTAAGS, from the exons ATGGACGTGGTGAAGGCGGCGCAGCTGTCGGGGCGGACGCTGGAGAAGGTGGTGGTCCACCCGCTGGTGCTGCTCAGCATCGTCGACCACTACAACCGCGTCGCCCGCGACACCAGGAAGCGCGTCGTCGGCGTGCTCCTCGGCACCTCCTCCCGCGGCGTCGTCGACGTCACCAACTCCTACGCCG TGCCGTTTGAGGAGGATGACAAGGACCCGAGGATCTGGTTCCTCGACCATAATTACCACGAGTCTATGTTCTCCATGTTCAAGAGGATCAACG CCAAGGAGCATGTCGTTGGCTGGTACAGCACTGGTCCAAAACTAAAGGAGAACGACTTGGATGTTCATGCATTGTTTACCAA CTATGTTCCTAATCCTGTCCTGGTGATTATTGATGTTCAACCCAAGGAGTTGGGAATACCCACCAAAGCATATTATGCTGTAGAAGAGGTTAAAGAG AATGCTACTCAGAAAAGTCAGAAGGTGTTTGTCCACGTGCCATCAGAAATTGCAGCCCATGAAGTCGAGGAAATTG GAGTTGAGCACCTTCTGAGGGATGTGAAAGACACAACAATAAGCACACTTGCAACAGAG GTCAGCAGCAAGCTTGCAGCCCTGAAAGGACTCGATGCGAGGCTTACGGAGATCCGGGGTTATCTAGATCTTGTAATTGAAGGGAAGCTCCCACTGAACCATGAGATTCTGTACCACTTGCAG GACGTGTTTAATCTGCTCCCCAATCTCAACGTAAATGAGCTCATTAAAGCCTTTGCAG TGAAAACAAATGATATGATGCTGGTCATATACCTGTCTTCTCTTATCCGGAGTGTCATTGCTCTCCACAATTTGATCAACAACAAG ATGCTAAACAAGGAACACGAGAAGGCCGAGGATTTGAAGCCAGCCGCCGTACCTACTGCAGCCGGGAGCTGA
- the LOC109750069 gene encoding mediator of RNA polymerase II transcription subunit 7a codes for MAMATSSAYPPPPPFYRLYKDFEQDPSSAPEPPPPIEGSYQLFGATYTTDVVLPSLEDQGVRQLYPKGPDIDFKKELRTLNRELQLHILELADILVERPSQYARRVEDISLIFKNLHHLLNSLRPHQARATLIHLLESQIQRRKQAIEDIKQRREEAQRLLGESLVIIEGSQQQVMTPM; via the exons ATGGCAATGGCGACGTCGTCGGCGTACCCTCCGCCTCCTCCGTTCTACCGGCTGTACAAGGACTTCGAGCAGGACCCGTCGTCTGCGCCGGAGCCTCCACCGCCGATCGAGGGGTCGTACCAGCTCTTTGGCGCTACCTACACA ACGGATGTGGTGCTGCCAAGTCTGGAGGATCAAGGTGTTCGCCAGCTTTATCCCAAGGGCCCAGATATCG ACTTCAAGAAGGAGCTAAGGACACTCAACAGAGAGCTTCAACTCCATATCTTGGAGCTAGCGGATATTTTAGTGGAGAGACCGTCTCAGTATGCCCGCAGGGTTGAAGACATTTCACTCATTTTCAAGAACTTGCACCATCTTCTTAATTCCCTACGACCACACCAG GCAAGAGCGACACTGATTCACCTCCTTGAGAGCCAAATACAGCGTCGTAAGCAAGCGATTGAGGATATAAAACA GAGGAGAGAGGAGGCACAAAGGCTGCTTGGGGAATCACTGGTTATTATTGAGGGAAGCCAGCAGCAGGTTATGACTCCAATGTGA